One stretch of Streptomyces zhihengii DNA includes these proteins:
- a CDS encoding FAD binding domain-containing protein, which translates to MKPYGYLRASTTGEALTAWAARPGAQYLAGGTNLVDLMKLGVAAPRMLIDVRRLPLDSVDATPDGGLRIGATVRNSDLAAHPAVRTRYRALSQALLAGASPQLRNSATTGGNLLQRTRCTYFQDVGKPCNKREPGTGCPAVEGIHRDLAVLGHSPHCVATHPSDMAVALAAFDATVRTEGTDGPRSLPVTSFHRLPGDRPDVDTELRPGELITAVDLPPAPGVRSVYRKVRDRASYAFALVSVAACLAVEDGRIRHASLAFGGLAHRPWRAWTAEERLLGAAPTAAVFEQAAEAELDAAEPLRDNAFKVRLAGDLAVRVLTELAGEAA; encoded by the coding sequence GTGAAGCCGTACGGATACCTGCGCGCGTCGACCACCGGCGAGGCGCTCACCGCCTGGGCCGCCCGCCCCGGGGCGCAGTACCTCGCCGGGGGCACCAATCTGGTCGACCTGATGAAGCTCGGCGTGGCCGCGCCCCGGATGCTGATCGACGTGCGCCGGCTGCCGCTGGACTCGGTCGACGCGACGCCGGACGGCGGCCTGCGCATCGGAGCGACGGTCCGCAACAGCGACCTCGCCGCCCACCCCGCCGTACGCACCCGCTACCGCGCGCTGTCGCAGGCGCTGCTGGCCGGGGCGTCGCCCCAGCTCCGCAACTCCGCGACCACCGGCGGCAATCTGCTCCAGCGCACCCGGTGCACGTACTTCCAGGACGTCGGCAAGCCGTGCAACAAGCGCGAGCCGGGCACGGGCTGCCCCGCCGTGGAGGGGATCCACCGGGATCTGGCGGTGCTGGGCCACTCGCCGCACTGTGTGGCCACCCACCCCTCCGACATGGCCGTGGCCCTCGCCGCCTTCGACGCCACCGTGCGGACCGAGGGCACGGACGGCCCCCGGTCGCTGCCGGTCACCTCGTTCCACCGGCTGCCGGGCGACCGTCCGGACGTGGACACGGAGCTGCGGCCCGGCGAGCTGATCACCGCGGTCGACCTGCCGCCCGCCCCCGGCGTCCGCTCGGTCTACCGGAAGGTGCGCGACCGTGCCTCGTACGCGTTCGCGCTGGTGTCGGTGGCGGCCTGCCTGGCCGTCGAGGACGGCCGGATCCGGCATGCCTCGCTCGCCTTCGGCGGGCTGGCGCACCGCCCGTGGCGGGCGTGGACGGCCGAGGAGCGGCTGCTCGGGGCCGCGCCGACGGCGGCGGTGTTCGAGCAGGCCGCGGAGGCGGAGCTGGACGCGGCCGAGCCGCTGCGGGACAACGCCTTCAAGGTGCGGCTCGCGGGCGATCTGGCCGTGCGGGTCCTGACGGAACTGGCCGGGGAGGCGGCATGA
- a CDS encoding uracil-DNA glycosylase: protein MGPGRSGGTGGRPAPGDPSFPARTAPRCASAGALDRQVARCGACPRLVEWRESVAAAPRAAFRDEEYWARPVPGFGPEDAALAVVGLAPAAHGGNRTGRMFTGDDAGDVLFAALHRAGLASRPESAHRGDGLVLLGTRVTAPVHCAPPQNRPTPAERDTCRPWLAAELALLPRLRAVVVLGAFGWQAVLPVLADAGYDVPRPRPAFGHGAHHVLGRADGGGELHLLGSYHPSRRNVSTGRLTPAMLLDVLTRAARVSGAGLGADGPAPCPE, encoded by the coding sequence ATGGGCCCCGGCCGCTCCGGCGGCACGGGCGGACGGCCCGCGCCCGGCGACCCGTCGTTCCCCGCCCGCACCGCGCCCCGCTGCGCCTCGGCCGGCGCGCTCGACCGGCAGGTCGCCCGCTGCGGGGCCTGCCCCCGCCTGGTGGAATGGCGCGAGAGCGTGGCCGCCGCCCCGCGCGCCGCCTTCCGCGACGAGGAGTACTGGGCCCGCCCCGTCCCCGGCTTCGGCCCCGAGGACGCGGCACTCGCCGTCGTCGGACTCGCCCCGGCGGCCCACGGCGGCAACCGCACCGGGCGCATGTTCACCGGCGACGACGCGGGGGACGTGCTCTTCGCCGCCCTGCACCGGGCGGGCCTCGCCTCCCGGCCGGAGTCGGCGCACCGCGGCGACGGCCTCGTGCTGCTCGGCACCCGCGTCACCGCGCCCGTCCACTGCGCGCCGCCGCAGAACCGGCCCACGCCCGCGGAGCGCGACACCTGCCGGCCCTGGCTCGCCGCCGAACTCGCCCTGCTGCCGCGGCTGCGGGCGGTCGTCGTGCTCGGCGCCTTCGGCTGGCAGGCCGTGCTGCCCGTCCTGGCCGACGCGGGCTACGACGTCCCGCGCCCCCGCCCGGCGTTCGGCCACGGGGCCCACCACGTCCTGGGCCGCGCCGACGGCGGCGGGGAGCTCCATCTGCTCGGCAGCTACCACCCCAGCCGGCGCAACGTCTCCACCGGCCGCCTCACCCCGGCGATGCTGCTGGACGTGCTCACCCGCGCCGCCCGTGTCAGCGGCGCGGGTCTCGGTGCAGACGGGCCAGCACCTTGTCCGGAGTGA
- a CDS encoding xanthine dehydrogenase family protein molybdopterin-binding subunit → MTETGRVLGAGAERSEARDKVTGRARYAAEYRPPDRLHAWPVPATVARGRVTEIDPGPALAVRGVRAVLTHENAPRVAAPDDATLAVLQDDRVPHRGWYVALVVADTLENARAGAAAVRVSYQTEEHDVLLSRDRPGLRTPEEANGGHPGLRERGDPDGAFASAAVRVEAEYALTALHNHPMEPHAATAHWKDDGTLTVQDSSQGANTVREVLARMFGLERRQVTVVSEHVGGGFGSKGTPRPHVVLAVMASRHTGRPVTLALPRRQLAAVVGHRAPTLHRVRLGAGADGVITALDHEVVTRTSRVREFVEQAAVPGRVMYTSPNSRTVHRVVDLDVPTPSWMRAPGEASGMYALESAMDELAEAAGIDPVELRLRNEPDTEPDSGRPFSSRGLPGCLREGARRFGWQERDPRPGARREGDLLIGSGVAASTYPVLIGPSRASATAEPGGRHVIRVNATDIGTGARTVLGQIAAQALDVPLDAVRVEVGSTELPAAPLAGGSSGTASWGWAVHRACEALAALLAEHGGTVPPEGLTATADTREEAGAEVPYARHAFGAVFAEVSADTVTGEVRARRLLGVFAAGRILNPRTAWSQLTGGMTMGLGMALTEGSTLDARFGDIAECDLASYHVPVCADVPSVEAYWLEEDDPHLNPMGSKGIGEIGIVGTAAAIGNALRHALGARLREPPFTPDKVLARLHRDPRR, encoded by the coding sequence ATGACGGAGACGGGACGCGTCCTCGGCGCCGGCGCCGAGCGCAGCGAGGCGCGCGACAAGGTCACCGGGCGGGCCCGGTACGCGGCGGAGTACCGGCCGCCGGACCGGCTGCACGCCTGGCCGGTGCCCGCAACCGTCGCCCGCGGCCGGGTCACGGAGATCGATCCGGGCCCCGCCCTGGCCGTGCGGGGGGTGCGGGCGGTGCTGACCCACGAGAACGCGCCCCGGGTCGCCGCCCCCGACGACGCGACCCTCGCGGTGCTCCAGGACGACCGCGTCCCGCACCGCGGCTGGTACGTGGCGCTGGTGGTGGCGGACACGCTGGAGAACGCGCGCGCCGGGGCGGCGGCGGTGCGGGTGTCGTACCAGACCGAGGAGCACGATGTGCTGCTCTCCCGCGACCGGCCCGGTCTGCGCACCCCCGAGGAGGCCAACGGCGGTCATCCGGGTCTGCGCGAACGCGGCGACCCGGACGGGGCGTTCGCGTCGGCGGCGGTGCGGGTGGAGGCCGAGTACGCGCTCACCGCGCTGCACAACCATCCGATGGAGCCGCACGCGGCGACCGCCCACTGGAAGGACGACGGCACCCTGACCGTGCAGGACTCCAGCCAGGGCGCGAACACCGTCCGCGAGGTGCTGGCCCGGATGTTCGGGCTGGAGCGCCGGCAGGTGACCGTGGTGTCCGAGCACGTCGGCGGCGGCTTCGGGTCCAAGGGGACGCCGCGGCCGCACGTGGTGCTCGCGGTGATGGCGTCCCGCCACACGGGGCGGCCGGTCACCCTGGCGCTGCCGAGGCGTCAGCTCGCCGCGGTGGTGGGCCACCGCGCGCCGACCCTGCACCGGGTGCGGCTCGGCGCGGGCGCCGACGGGGTGATCACCGCGCTCGACCACGAGGTGGTGACCCGTACGTCGCGGGTGCGGGAGTTCGTGGAGCAGGCCGCGGTGCCGGGGCGGGTGATGTACACCTCCCCCAACAGCCGTACGGTGCACCGGGTCGTGGACCTGGACGTGCCGACGCCGTCGTGGATGCGGGCGCCCGGTGAGGCGTCCGGGATGTACGCGCTGGAGTCGGCGATGGACGAGCTGGCGGAGGCCGCCGGCATCGACCCGGTGGAGCTGCGGCTGCGCAACGAGCCGGACACCGAGCCGGACAGCGGGCGGCCCTTCAGCAGCCGCGGTCTGCCCGGGTGTCTGCGCGAGGGCGCGCGGCGCTTCGGCTGGCAGGAGCGCGATCCCCGCCCCGGTGCCCGGCGGGAGGGCGACCTGCTGATCGGCTCGGGTGTCGCGGCCAGTACCTATCCGGTGCTGATCGGCCCCTCGCGGGCGAGTGCGACCGCGGAGCCCGGCGGGCGTCATGTGATCCGGGTGAACGCCACCGACATCGGCACCGGCGCGCGCACCGTGCTCGGGCAGATCGCGGCGCAGGCGCTGGACGTGCCGCTGGACGCGGTGCGGGTGGAGGTCGGGAGCACGGAGCTGCCGGCCGCGCCGCTGGCGGGCGGCTCGTCGGGCACGGCGTCCTGGGGCTGGGCGGTGCACCGGGCGTGCGAGGCGCTGGCGGCGCTGCTGGCGGAGCACGGCGGGACGGTGCCGCCCGAGGGGCTGACGGCGACGGCCGACACCCGGGAGGAGGCCGGCGCCGAGGTGCCGTACGCCCGGCACGCCTTCGGCGCGGTGTTCGCGGAGGTCTCCGCCGACACGGTGACGGGCGAGGTCCGCGCGCGTCGGCTGCTGGGCGTGTTCGCCGCCGGGCGGATCCTCAACCCCCGTACCGCCTGGTCGCAGTTGACGGGCGGGATGACGATGGGGCTGGGGATGGCGCTGACGGAGGGCAGCACGCTCGACGCCCGCTTCGGCGACATCGCGGAGTGCGACCTGGCCTCGTACCACGTGCCGGTCTGCGCGGACGTGCCGTCCGTCGAGGCGTACTGGCTGGAGGAGGACGACCCGCATCTCAATCCGATGGGCAGCAAGGGCATCGGCGAGATCGGGATCGTGGGCACCGCGGCGGCGATCGGCAACGCGCTCCGTCATGCGCTGGGGGCACGGCTGCGGGAGCCCCCGTTCACTCCGGACAAGGTGCTGGCCCGTCTGCACCGAGACCCGCGCCGCTGA
- a CDS encoding NHLP bacteriocin export ABC transporter permease/ATPase subunit: MSVPRPRAAGHAPAAAHTDPVVAAFGALGGPVDTTGLRSLNLEGPQVLWLVAGGFLDLFAVDAAEEGHWHFLGRLEAGTLLIGPVDGPRHTLVGRPSSECLLRRVPLRELYPEPYATDPYANDYATAPYTNDPYGVAPYAADPWATGAGPHGPGDHHPAPRTDPWAGTEYAFALGVGRGLGVLFQAPLDSRPAGEGGTADDDVLWMPVDPGGVRHGAAHGADFAGDLLVDGALWQRMVNQQYRLLAAVDQWIEEQERAHEDRAAAGIRAGEDVRARADRALADSIGRRSGGRAPLGAGGDDAVLAVCAAVARASGIDLPDVPRGGADDERLPPVERVAAAARIRTRPVRLTGDWWRTDAGPLVGHRAASGAPVALLWRRGRYEALNPVTGSRTRVGRDEADGFEPRATMFCRPLPDTPASLRGLARFALRGSAPDLRRLLLGGLVTVLVGALVPLATGRVLGEYVPNAETGPIVTTAVAVMIAAVVSAAYMLMQNLTILRMEGRIESTLQPAVWDRLLRLPARFFTERSTGELASAAMGISSMRRVLSGIAPVAVQSGTVGLVNVALLLWFSVPLALAAIGMLLVIATVFLVMGLWQVRGQRRLVELGNKLNNQAFQTLRGLPKLRVAAAEGFAYAAWAGEFARTRELQQRVGRIRNWTGVLDAVYLPLCTLVMFMLLAGPARDSMSAGEFLTFNAAATMLLAAVTQLTGVLVSAVAVLPMFEQVRPILDELPEVRGAGGRPGTLTGAVEARGVSFRYTGDGPAILDDVSLSIAPGEFVAVVGPSGCGKSTLLRLLIGFERPDTGAVLYDGQDLSALDRAAVRRQCGVVLQNAQPLTGSVRECISGAGSFDEDEVWAAAEMAGLADDIRRMPMGLHTMIAQGGAISGGQRQRLMIAQALVRRPRILFLDEATSALDNENQRTVIASTRALNATRVVIAHRLSTVLDADRVLVMDAGRIVEEGRPADLLADPGGRLHALVRRQLA, from the coding sequence ATGTCCGTCCCCCGCCCCCGTGCGGCGGGCCACGCCCCCGCCGCCGCGCACACCGACCCCGTCGTCGCGGCGTTCGGCGCCCTGGGCGGCCCCGTCGACACCACCGGGCTCCGCAGCCTCAACCTGGAGGGCCCGCAGGTGCTCTGGCTGGTGGCCGGAGGCTTCCTGGACCTGTTCGCGGTCGACGCCGCCGAGGAGGGCCACTGGCACTTCCTCGGCCGGCTGGAGGCGGGCACCCTGCTGATCGGCCCCGTCGACGGCCCCCGTCACACCCTGGTCGGACGCCCCTCCTCGGAGTGCCTGCTGCGCCGCGTCCCCCTGCGCGAGCTGTACCCGGAGCCGTACGCCACCGACCCGTACGCCAACGACTACGCCACCGCCCCGTACACCAACGACCCGTACGGCGTCGCCCCGTACGCCGCCGACCCGTGGGCCACCGGCGCCGGACCGCACGGCCCCGGGGACCACCACCCCGCCCCGCGTACCGACCCCTGGGCCGGTACGGAGTACGCCTTCGCGCTCGGGGTCGGGCGCGGCCTCGGCGTGCTCTTCCAGGCCCCGCTCGACAGCCGCCCCGCCGGCGAGGGCGGCACGGCCGACGACGACGTGCTGTGGATGCCCGTCGACCCGGGCGGCGTCCGCCACGGGGCCGCGCACGGCGCGGACTTCGCGGGCGACCTGCTCGTCGACGGCGCCCTGTGGCAGCGCATGGTGAACCAGCAGTACCGCCTGCTCGCGGCGGTCGACCAGTGGATCGAGGAGCAGGAACGCGCCCACGAGGACCGCGCCGCCGCCGGGATCAGGGCGGGCGAGGACGTGCGCGCCCGGGCCGACCGGGCGCTGGCCGACTCCATCGGCAGGCGCTCCGGCGGCCGGGCACCGCTCGGCGCCGGTGGCGACGACGCGGTCCTCGCCGTGTGCGCGGCCGTCGCCCGGGCCTCGGGCATCGACCTGCCGGACGTCCCGCGCGGCGGCGCCGACGACGAGCGTCTGCCGCCGGTCGAGCGGGTGGCCGCCGCCGCCCGGATCCGCACCCGCCCCGTCCGGCTCACCGGCGACTGGTGGCGGACCGACGCCGGCCCGCTGGTCGGCCACCGCGCGGCCTCCGGCGCCCCGGTCGCGCTGCTGTGGCGGCGCGGCCGCTACGAGGCGCTGAACCCGGTCACCGGCTCGCGCACCCGCGTGGGCAGGGACGAGGCGGACGGCTTCGAGCCCCGGGCGACCATGTTCTGCCGCCCGCTGCCGGACACCCCCGCGAGCCTGCGCGGGCTGGCCCGCTTCGCCCTGCGCGGATCCGCCCCCGACCTGCGCAGGCTGCTGCTCGGCGGCCTGGTCACCGTCCTGGTCGGCGCGCTGGTCCCGCTCGCCACCGGACGGGTGCTCGGCGAGTACGTCCCGAACGCGGAGACCGGGCCGATCGTGACGACCGCCGTCGCCGTCATGATCGCGGCCGTGGTGTCCGCCGCGTACATGCTGATGCAGAACCTCACCATCCTGCGGATGGAGGGCCGTATCGAGAGCACCCTCCAGCCCGCCGTCTGGGACCGGCTGCTGCGGCTGCCGGCGCGCTTCTTCACCGAGCGCTCCACCGGCGAACTGGCGAGCGCCGCCATGGGCATCAGCTCGATGCGCCGGGTGCTCTCCGGCATCGCCCCGGTCGCCGTCCAGTCCGGCACCGTGGGGCTCGTCAACGTGGCCCTGCTGCTCTGGTTCAGCGTCCCGCTCGCCCTCGCGGCCATCGGCATGCTGCTCGTCATCGCCACCGTCTTCCTGGTGATGGGGCTGTGGCAGGTGCGCGGGCAGCGCCGGCTCGTCGAACTGGGCAACAAGCTCAACAACCAGGCGTTCCAGACCCTGCGCGGGCTGCCGAAGCTGCGGGTCGCGGCCGCGGAGGGCTTCGCGTACGCCGCCTGGGCGGGGGAGTTCGCCCGCACCCGCGAACTCCAGCAGCGGGTGGGCCGGATCAGGAACTGGACGGGCGTGCTCGACGCGGTCTACCTGCCGCTGTGCACGCTGGTGATGTTCATGCTGCTCGCCGGCCCGGCGCGGGACAGCATGTCGGCCGGCGAGTTCCTCACCTTCAACGCGGCGGCCACCATGCTGCTGGCCGCCGTCACCCAGCTCACCGGCGTGCTGGTGTCCGCCGTCGCGGTGCTGCCGATGTTCGAGCAGGTGCGGCCGATCCTGGACGAACTGCCCGAGGTCCGCGGCGCCGGCGGCCGGCCCGGCACGCTGACCGGCGCCGTCGAGGCCCGGGGCGTGTCGTTCCGCTACACCGGCGACGGCCCCGCGATCCTCGACGACGTCTCGCTGAGCATCGCCCCCGGCGAGTTCGTCGCCGTCGTCGGCCCGAGCGGCTGCGGCAAGTCCACGCTGCTGCGGCTGCTCATCGGCTTCGAGCGGCCGGACACCGGGGCGGTCCTCTACGACGGGCAGGACCTCTCCGCCCTCGACCGGGCCGCGGTGCGCCGCCAGTGCGGTGTGGTGCTCCAGAACGCCCAGCCGCTGACGGGATCCGTCCGCGAGTGCATCAGCGGCGCGGGGAGCTTCGACGAGGACGAGGTGTGGGCCGCGGCCGAGATGGCCGGCCTCGCCGACGACATCCGGCGCATGCCCATGGGCCTGCACACCATGATCGCGCAGGGCGGCGCGATCTCCGGCGGGCAGCGCCAGCGGCTGATGATCGCCCAGGCCCTGGTGCGCCGGCCGCGGATCCTCTTCCTCGACGAGGCGACGAGCGCCCTCGACAACGAGAACCAGCGCACCGTCATCGCGTCGACCCGCGCGCTGAACGCCACCCGGGTCGTCATCGCCCACCGGCTCAGCACCGTGCTCGACGCCGACCGGGTCCTGGTGATGGACGCGGGGCGGATCGTGGAGGAGGGCCGCCCGGCCGACCTGCTGGCCGATCCCGGCGGGCGGCTGCACGCGCTGGTGCGCCGGCAGCTCGCCTGA
- a CDS encoding SpoIIE family protein phosphatase, whose protein sequence is MRTTPAREHAEGMTRYGAGRRPSPDAERPGPAASGERGPATPEPAPQPPPGARGGGAAPDDLAMVLAQAEAAAIEAVGGFAGGLYMRTTSPELLLLAVIAGLPSDLFRHWWRMHVNRPFPHSEAYRSGRPVYLGDAEEAMRRYPQLMAGLPFPFGSLYVPIIHRRETFGIIAVLRPGTPGRTVEEADRRRVTDIAARLGETLAAMPAEGRIQWEGDPLAVTLPSVSSPPVRFGTFDWDLEEGTVDGDDGWCAIMGTPPGLPLTVDEVASRVEPADAYGLRAVALHAAESDRPVTRRIRLQGSDGRPHLVEMSGRRRRRRDGSDATRLTGFLVDLGAGPVVAESADRLPQGVCSLDRLGRVTYVNRHAETLVGLPRSALLGTVLWEAVPWLGQPAYEDYYRSALLSGDPANFLVQRDQGWLSVSVFAGYDGLTVTMGPADQPAYAPGSVVAPGTGMGSPADRAVALYRPVALAIALTEAVTARQVSAVVTEELLPAFGGRQLAIYLLNDRHLYLSWETGFPRGFLHRFDGVGLDEKIPGVDTLTSGRPLFFESMHHLAEAYPGIPLDAHVGARAFLPLIASGRPVGSCILGFDQPRGFSPEERTVLTALAGLIAQALQRAQRYDSEAALARGLQDGLLPRRLPVVDQLDTVACHLPGTQGMDVGGDWYDVVETAGGVAIVIGDVQGHGVSAAATMGQLRSAVRALAVSGHGPAEVMGGTNRLLIDLDPGQFASCCYILLDPAAGRAEAVRAGHLQPLLRRPDGRTEVLDLPGGVVLGVDADAEYPVTEFYLERGAVLAMFTDGLVEVPGVDIDFGIERLRLMLCDVGASPLGDTADRLINEARRTTDRPDDIALLLAARWSEAPGTTPPHDEAPGEASGAAHEDA, encoded by the coding sequence ATGCGGACCACGCCCGCCCGGGAGCATGCTGAGGGGATGACCCGGTACGGCGCGGGCCGGCGGCCCTCCCCCGACGCCGAGCGCCCCGGACCCGCGGCCTCCGGCGAGCGCGGTCCGGCGACGCCCGAGCCTGCCCCGCAGCCGCCCCCCGGCGCCCGTGGCGGGGGAGCGGCGCCGGACGACCTGGCGATGGTCCTCGCCCAGGCGGAGGCGGCCGCGATCGAGGCCGTCGGCGGTTTCGCCGGGGGCCTCTACATGCGGACCACCTCCCCGGAGCTGCTGCTCCTCGCGGTGATCGCCGGGCTGCCGTCCGACCTCTTCCGGCACTGGTGGCGGATGCACGTCAACCGGCCCTTCCCCCACTCGGAGGCGTACCGCTCCGGCCGGCCCGTCTACCTCGGCGACGCCGAGGAGGCCATGCGCCGCTACCCCCAGCTGATGGCCGGACTGCCCTTCCCCTTCGGATCGCTGTACGTGCCGATCATCCACCGGCGCGAGACCTTCGGGATCATCGCCGTGCTGCGCCCTGGCACCCCGGGTCGCACCGTCGAGGAGGCCGACCGGCGGCGCGTCACTGACATCGCCGCACGGCTCGGCGAGACGCTCGCCGCCATGCCCGCCGAGGGCCGGATCCAGTGGGAGGGCGACCCGCTGGCCGTCACCCTGCCGAGCGTGAGCTCGCCGCCGGTGCGCTTCGGCACCTTCGACTGGGACCTGGAGGAGGGCACCGTCGACGGCGACGACGGCTGGTGCGCCATCATGGGCACCCCGCCGGGCCTGCCCCTGACCGTCGACGAGGTGGCCTCCCGCGTCGAGCCCGCCGACGCGTACGGCCTGCGGGCCGTCGCCCTGCACGCCGCCGAGTCCGACCGCCCCGTCACCCGAAGGATCCGCCTCCAGGGCTCCGACGGGCGGCCCCACCTGGTGGAGATGTCCGGTCGCCGCAGGCGCCGGCGCGACGGATCCGACGCCACCCGGCTGACCGGCTTCCTCGTGGACCTCGGCGCCGGGCCGGTGGTCGCCGAGTCGGCGGACCGGCTGCCGCAGGGGGTCTGCTCCCTCGACCGCCTCGGCCGCGTCACCTACGTCAACCGCCACGCCGAGACCCTGGTCGGCCTGCCGCGCTCCGCCCTGCTCGGTACCGTCCTGTGGGAGGCCGTGCCCTGGCTCGGGCAGCCCGCCTACGAGGACTACTACCGCTCCGCCCTGCTCTCCGGGGACCCGGCGAACTTCCTCGTCCAGCGCGACCAGGGCTGGCTGTCCGTCTCGGTCTTCGCCGGGTACGACGGCCTCACCGTCACCATGGGCCCGGCCGACCAGCCCGCCTACGCCCCCGGTTCGGTCGTCGCCCCCGGCACCGGCATGGGCTCGCCGGCCGACCGCGCCGTCGCCCTCTACCGGCCGGTCGCCCTCGCCATCGCCCTCACCGAGGCGGTGACCGCCCGCCAGGTGTCCGCCGTGGTCACCGAGGAGCTGCTGCCCGCCTTCGGCGGACGCCAGCTCGCCATCTACCTCCTCAACGACCGCCATCTGTACCTCTCCTGGGAGACCGGCTTCCCCCGCGGCTTCCTCCACCGCTTCGACGGCGTCGGCCTCGACGAGAAGATCCCGGGCGTGGACACCCTCACCAGCGGGCGCCCGCTCTTCTTCGAGTCGATGCACCACCTCGCCGAGGCGTATCCCGGCATCCCGCTCGACGCCCATGTCGGCGCCCGCGCCTTCCTGCCGCTGATCGCCTCCGGGCGGCCCGTCGGCTCCTGCATCCTCGGCTTCGACCAGCCGCGCGGCTTCAGCCCCGAGGAACGCACCGTGCTCACCGCGCTCGCCGGCCTCATCGCCCAGGCCCTCCAGCGCGCCCAGCGCTACGACTCGGAGGCCGCGCTCGCCCGCGGCCTCCAGGACGGGCTGCTGCCCCGCCGGCTGCCCGTCGTCGACCAGCTCGACACCGTGGCCTGCCACCTCCCGGGCACCCAGGGGATGGACGTCGGCGGCGACTGGTACGACGTCGTCGAGACGGCCGGCGGCGTGGCCATCGTCATCGGCGACGTCCAGGGCCACGGCGTGTCCGCCGCCGCCACCATGGGCCAGCTGCGCAGCGCCGTCCGGGCCCTCGCGGTCAGCGGCCACGGGCCCGCGGAGGTCATGGGAGGCACCAACCGGCTGCTCATCGACCTCGACCCGGGCCAGTTCGCGAGCTGCTGCTACATCCTGCTCGACCCCGCCGCCGGCCGCGCCGAGGCCGTGCGGGCGGGCCATCTCCAGCCCCTGCTGCGCCGGCCCGACGGCCGCACCGAGGTGCTCGACCTGCCCGGCGGCGTGGTGCTCGGCGTCGACGCCGACGCCGAGTACCCCGTGACGGAGTTCTACCTCGAACGCGGCGCGGTGCTGGCCATGTTCACCGACGGGCTCGTCGAAGTGCCCGGCGTCGACATCGACTTCGGCATCGAGCGGCTGCGCCTCATGCTCTGCGACGTCGGCGCCTCCCCGCTCGGCGACACCGCCGACCGGCTGATCAACGAGGCACGCCGGACCACCGACCGCCCCGACGACATCGCCCTGCTCCTCGCCGCCCGCTGGAGCGAGGCCCCCGGCACCACCCCGCCGCACGACGAGGCGCCCGGCGAGGCGTCCGGCGCCGCGCACGAGGACGCCTGA
- a CDS encoding MurR/RpiR family transcriptional regulator: MPSGQQARAQAAAITPGRQAPVTEAAPADRVRALFGSHRLSPGQRRIAQYMIDHLTEAAFLSITDLAERVGVSQPSVTRFATSLGYSGFPALREALQPIALSAVAGVQETREQIRRNELQAAVDAEIENLESLRRVFADTDQVLDVGRELARSVPLTVLGLRISVSLAEYFAYAARRIHPDVRLVTRGGTVAFDALLQSREAGGSWVLAYAMPRHANETLAALRVARGTGLRVALITDLTLGPLVDEADVTLTAGTGSRLVFDSYAAPAVLSAAVLQAMADADPERTQARLEGYEQVADQQDFFIED, from the coding sequence GTGCCATCAGGGCAGCAGGCGCGTGCGCAGGCGGCGGCGATCACTCCGGGGCGCCAGGCGCCGGTGACGGAGGCCGCGCCCGCGGACCGGGTCCGGGCCCTGTTCGGCAGTCACCGGCTGTCCCCGGGGCAGCGCCGGATCGCCCAGTACATGATCGACCATCTGACCGAGGCCGCGTTCCTGTCGATCACGGACCTCGCCGAGCGGGTCGGGGTCAGCCAGCCGTCGGTGACCCGGTTCGCCACGAGCCTCGGGTACAGCGGTTTCCCCGCGCTGCGGGAGGCGTTGCAGCCGATCGCGCTGAGCGCGGTGGCGGGTGTCCAGGAGACGCGGGAGCAGATCCGCCGCAACGAGCTCCAGGCCGCGGTCGACGCCGAGATCGAGAACCTGGAGAGCCTGCGCCGGGTGTTCGCCGACACCGACCAGGTGCTCGACGTGGGCCGGGAGCTGGCCCGTTCGGTGCCGCTGACGGTGCTGGGGCTGCGGATCTCGGTGTCGCTGGCGGAGTACTTCGCGTACGCGGCGCGCCGGATCCATCCCGATGTGCGGCTGGTGACACGTGGCGGGACGGTGGCGTTCGACGCGCTGCTCCAGTCGCGTGAGGCGGGCGGGAGCTGGGTGCTGGCGTACGCGATGCCGCGGCACGCGAACGAGACGCTGGCCGCGCTGCGGGTGGCCCGCGGTACGGGGCTGCGGGTCGCGCTGATCACGGACCTGACGCTGGGGCCGCTGGTCGACGAGGCGGATGTGACGCTGACGGCGGGGACGGGGTCGCGGCTGGTCTTCGACTCGTACGCGGCGCCGGCCGTGCTGTCGGCGGCGGTGCTCCAGGCGATGGCCGACGCGGATCCGGAGCGGACGCAGGCCCGGCTGGAGGGCTATGAGCAGGTGGCCGACCAGCAGGACTTCTTCATCGAGGATTGA